The region ttaataaaaaaaaatattcaccatCAACATGTATctgatgtaataatttttgttacttttcgCGGCTGTTAAGTAGATGAATAACTATAATGTAAAACAATATTACGTATCAGAATTCGGGATAAGACTTCAACATACACCCACTCATTACTCAACTCTATTGAACGTTTCAAATACCTGCATTAGTTCATCGTACGCTCTATGAtgtatgaaatttcgaaattgaatttttattcactcacAAAGTTGTTTTTGAAGTGAATACAGGATGTTTTAAATCCTGTTATTGACAGAGTCAAGAGGGCCCACCAAGAGTCCCTCAcgttgaaacaatatttttctcaaaaacaattcgaaaaatctATCAGTAGTTAGAGGCCGGGAATCAATTACGCGCACGTTCTTTCTTTGCAAATGATTTTAAACCAAACTGGAATACTATTTACAAAAGTACAATCATCGTGGGCATTTGGCTTTTTGTCGAATTTAATTATGATTTACTATTTTCACTAAAACAATCACGTGTATCTGTTATCACAGATCTGCTGAATGTGTTTGTGTGAATTAATATCAATAACGCAGTTTGAATCAGCCACTTGAAGGATCGAAATGTGAAAGGTaatcaaaatattgatataaaaaaaaaaaaaagaaacaatggTACAtggattaaaaaatgtcattgtTTTTTATCTGTTTAAAAAACGCATCTTAAACACTATAGTAACCCCAGTAACCTATAGTGAAATGGACGATAATCCCAAAAAAGTAAACCGTAGACTGTTTTTTCagagatatatgtataggctTTTGTAATGTGTCCTTTTCTGTATCAAAAACAAACACATCACGCTGTTCTCTTAACATTACATGAACTGTTGTTGTTAATTTCGCGTTTTACAGAAAGCATATCCCTTCGTATCACATGCATTAtctattcatttgtttatttgtacGTAACAGTAGTTGCTATCATGCACAAATCCCAACATATTCCTGCTAAAATTACAGACTGTGGCAGGCTGACTCCGGGCATCTCCTTGACCTCCTCTAGGCTTATGTCTGCTGTAAACAAGATTATGGAGGGTCTCTATGAAGATTCGGTAGTAACCTCTGATTGCCCGCTTACCAATGTTATTGCTGGTTTGTAAGCTGGGACAAATTCAGCTGCATCCGGATTCAGAGTACTCTGGAATCATGTCAGTTTTCATTTGCAAAATATCTACTTCAAAGCATCCACAGCTTTTGGATGAAAAACTATgtatgattttatttcttggCTAGTGGAGTTGGGTGGCAAAGCGCATaattttccaatcaattttgCTCTTGAAGTAGTATCGTAAATACCTGCTTTGCAAGGTCATCATGTACTCGAAGGCCACCTAGCTGCTGGCAGAGATCAATACCATTATTTTCCACTGTACTTGTGGCAGTAGACCAAGCAGCAGAGTTTTGATTTCTCTGATGCTGCCTTTCCTCCTCCAACATAGCTTCCAGGCATTCTTCCATCAACTCTTCCTCTTCGAGCTGCTGTAGTACCTgcaaaatgatttatttgctatGATACCCCAAACTTGTCACCAATTCCAAAAAGTTAGTGTTTCTTAGTTTTCCTTGGTTatagtttttatttcaaacactGTACATATAAAACGTTCATGAATCGAATTGTAACTTTCAGATTCGACAAACGAGAAACGATTTTAAGAGTTACAAACCAACTACAGAACCTTGAATCATTCCAtccgatttttaaaattcaagtaCCTGTTTGTCAAATTCTTCTTCGTTCTCCATCCACATATATTCGGAAAAGTCTCCATCTCCTGCAGCCTGGACATCGGCCTCGGTCTCGACAGTATCAAGGTATGAGATAACCCCACTATCATGGCCATAATAGCCGTTCCCTGAACCACCGGTTGGAATCTTCATTTTCATGCCAGTTTTGTATTCAACACTGAAACACATTATTTTAACACTGACAATAAGATGCTACTATagagttttaattttttagatTTCACGCGTTTGCGCGtctgaatttgaat is a window of Neodiprion fabricii isolate iyNeoFabr1 chromosome 6, iyNeoFabr1.1, whole genome shotgun sequence DNA encoding:
- the LOC124184976 gene encoding polyadenylate-binding protein-interacting protein 2 isoform X5 encodes the protein MKMKIPTGGSGNGYYGHDSGVISYLDTVETEADVQAAGDGDFSEYMWMENEEEFDKQVLQQLEEEELMEECLEAMLEEERQHQRNQNSAAWSTATSTVENNGIDLCQQLGGLRVHDDLAKQSTLNPDAAEFVPAYKPAITLVSGQSEVTTESS
- the LOC124184976 gene encoding polyadenylate-binding protein-interacting protein 2 isoform X1; this encodes MSTPQTSDGRPISGLVPTVEYKTGMKMKIPTGGSGNGYYGHDSGVISYLDTVETEADVQAAGDGDFSEYMWMENEEEFDKQVLQQLEEEELMEECLEAMLEEERQHQRNQNSAAWSTATSTVENNGIDLCQQLGGLRVHDDLAKQSTLNPDAAEFVPAYKPAITLVSGQSEVTTESS
- the LOC124184976 gene encoding polyadenylate-binding protein-interacting protein 2 isoform X3 — its product is MSTPQTSDGRPISGLVPTVEYKTGMKMKIPTGGSGNGYYGHDSGVISYLDTVETEADVQAAGDGDFSEYMWMENEEEFDKQVLQQLEEEELMEECLEAMLEEERQHQRNQNSAAWSTATSTVENNGIDLCQQLGGLRVHDDLAKQSTLNPDAAEFVPAYKPAITLQT
- the LOC124184976 gene encoding polyadenylate-binding protein-interacting protein 2 isoform X2, with translation MKASARHPSVEYKTGMKMKIPTGGSGNGYYGHDSGVISYLDTVETEADVQAAGDGDFSEYMWMENEEEFDKQVLQQLEEEELMEECLEAMLEEERQHQRNQNSAAWSTATSTVENNGIDLCQQLGGLRVHDDLAKQSTLNPDAAEFVPAYKPAITLVSGQSEVTTESS
- the LOC124184976 gene encoding polyadenylate-binding protein-interacting protein 2 isoform X4: MSTPQTSDGRPISGLVPTVEYKTGMKMKIPTGGSGNGYYGHDSGVISYLDTVETEADVQAAGDGDFSEYMWMENEEEFDKQVLQQLEEEELMEECLEAMLEEERQHQRNQNSAAWSTATSTVENNGIDLCQQLGGLRVHDDLAKQSTLNPDAAEFVPAYKPAITLT